The segment GAAATTCCCTTGATCGGGAAGTTGAGTTTCCGGGCTACCCATACCACGGAACTCTCCAGGGCCCACATTTCGGAATTCTTGTAGATCACTTCGTACTTGTCGCATTGGTAGCCCTCGACCGTCTCCGTCCCGATCTTTTTCAAATCCGCTTCATCGGAAAGTTTTTTTTCGATGTCCTCGTCGCCCAAGATCATCTGGTTATTGGGAAATTCCATGTACATTTTCTCCCCGGGGATGAGAACAAACATTAACCCCCTGGCCCCGTCGATGATGCTGATATTCGTTCCCCCGCCGGGGACCTCCGTCTCTTGGCGCATGAGACTACCGCTGACGAAAACCTTGCTCGTGATAGTCTCCCCACTGGTCTCCATGGTCATGTCCGCCTTGAACTCCGCGGCAAAGCCCGGACTGGAGAAAAACAATAGGGCGATAACGTATAGTACAAGACCCAGCCTTTTCACGTTCATCATCCTCACCTGCCCGGCTCTTATCATTTTGGATCCTGTACACTATTCTACTCCTCAGAAAGGAAAGGGTGCACCTTCCGGCTAAATTTCCCCCACGAGATATCTTTCAAGCCACCGGGGTTTTGTGAAATATAATGGACATCTCGGGAGGATTTCTCGGGATCGCGGGAAGGGACAAAGGGGAGAAACCATGATGAAGATGATTCGGCAATCCAGCCTTTTCGGCCGGTCGCCCCAGGGGTTTACC is part of the Thermovirga sp. genome and harbors:
- a CDS encoding DUF4412 domain-containing protein translates to MIRAGQVRMMNVKRLGLVLYVIALLFFSSPGFAAEFKADMTMETSGETITSKVFVSGSLMRQETEVPGGGTNISIIDGARGLMFVLIPGEKMYMEFPNNQMILGDEDIEKKLSDEADLKKIGTETVEGYQCDKYEVIYKNSEMWALESSVVWVARKLNFPIKGISQGKNGQVVMTCKNISEEIIDQSLFEVPKDYSKFSY